A region of Bacteroidales bacterium DNA encodes the following proteins:
- a CDS encoding radical SAM protein — MDFLAGKTLEDLKLWLRESGEKEDYAVPLLTGFYRKKMRDIMQIAQLPLSLRRKLAAAFADGYYEPSHLMVSADGSRKYLFSAGEKGFVESVYLPERSRHTLCVSTQAGCRMGCAFCCTGQSGFRGNLTEREILNQVLSVPESSMLNRIVFMGMGEPFDNSEALFRVLAILTASWGLSFGAQKITVSTVGILPSVLRFLDETNCHLALSVHSPFPEERKKWIPAENKFPLKEIILSVGRKGMNRHRRITAEYVMMAGVNDSREHLQELIYLFRGTVFRINLIPFNPFEGSVVRPSEASAMQYFMKELNEAGISATIRRSRGTDISAACGQLGNSLRLSPDCASGASELMRSG, encoded by the coding sequence ATGGATTTTCTGGCTGGGAAAACATTAGAGGATTTAAAATTGTGGCTGCGGGAATCCGGTGAAAAAGAGGATTATGCTGTCCCTTTACTGACGGGCTTTTACAGGAAAAAGATGCGTGATATAATGCAGATAGCTCAGCTGCCTCTTTCCCTTCGCCGGAAATTGGCAGCAGCTTTTGCCGATGGATACTATGAACCCTCCCATCTGATGGTTTCAGCCGACGGAAGCAGGAAATACCTCTTTTCAGCCGGGGAAAAAGGGTTTGTCGAGTCGGTTTACCTTCCTGAAAGATCCAGGCATACGTTGTGCGTTTCGACACAGGCTGGTTGCCGTATGGGATGCGCATTTTGCTGTACAGGCCAGTCGGGTTTCAGAGGCAATCTGACTGAAAGGGAAATTCTGAACCAGGTTCTGTCGGTTCCGGAAAGCAGTATGCTCAACCGCATTGTTTTTATGGGCATGGGTGAACCGTTCGACAACAGCGAAGCCCTTTTTCGTGTTCTTGCCATACTTACTGCTTCCTGGGGCCTTTCATTTGGAGCTCAAAAAATCACTGTCTCAACTGTTGGTATTCTTCCATCTGTTCTGCGGTTTCTGGACGAAACCAATTGCCATCTTGCCCTGAGTGTTCATTCTCCGTTCCCGGAGGAAAGGAAGAAATGGATTCCTGCCGAAAATAAGTTCCCGCTAAAGGAAATCATTCTGTCTGTGGGCCGGAAGGGAATGAACCGGCATCGCCGCATAACAGCCGAATATGTTATGATGGCTGGTGTGAACGATTCCCGTGAGCATCTGCAGGAGCTGATTTACCTGTTTCGTGGCACCGTATTCAGGATAAACCTTATTCCTTTTAATCCTTTCGAAGGAAGCGTTGTACGGCCATCGGAAGCATCTGCTATGCAGTATTTTATGAAGGAGTTGAACGAAGCCGGCATTTCCGCCACCATTCGTCGGTCACGGGGCACTGACATCAGTGCGGCCTGCGGTCAGCTGGGCAATTCATTAAGGTTAAGCCCGGATTGCGCATCAGGAGCAAGCGAACTGATGCGCAGTGGGTAG